From one Mytilus galloprovincialis chromosome 13, xbMytGall1.hap1.1, whole genome shotgun sequence genomic stretch:
- the LOC143057462 gene encoding uncharacterized protein LOC143057462 yields MGKSKAEIQKAYRERKKQKEGEAYLKKERERVKGYYVPIEEKPQRKANERRKKVREWVRQHRLKKKNLTKTVANNLEQTKTVANNLEQCSEISSSSDVTSTVNIVTEQLIVKLPSLATKKRTRTRVNRANAKHRRTIADLTDKNELLNRKIRTVSKRYQRLINREKKTQTIIRNPTTSSSSRNSPSTSTSIALTPRKRTIQEIREEGLTPHKVPKKIQEKLLFANVITEEIGAAWKSNGLKGKHVLKKIVNGEIIKKYKMKKMLGIKSGIRRHHFKATVCSNKLLSFPLLRKRVESREILRGDVVTFLERDDNSRMMPGKNDKKKTETGHIQKRVLNDSMLFLHLKFKTESPKKISLATFCRLRPKHICLTKHLSRNKCLCQKHQNMALALKNMKTSGANVTINPDEFVRQLKDKPLPEILSEIRNENVRYEQWKKVEMADGKKRTKIVEREETRDSFISIVHTQVRDFQEHVSRVRLQYQALNNLKENLPCENVIVQMDFAENFSCTSADEVQSAYWNSSAVTLHPVVVYFKNEQKELEHKNYVFVSDDLGHNIGSVYTIIQKLLSEIKNHVNNLKVVHYWTDSPSSQYRNKTAFYIVSDHKNIFGVNAIWNYFETGHGKGPCDGIGGTSKRTADLAVRQGKITVQDAPEYFERVQKHHTSAKYIYYNSTECTDSRLEISEFNKHIIPLKGTMQVHCVVGVSKGIVKTTVTSCYCEECLIGNFHDYSESNILKGENAGRVVVPEKRGQYKSK; encoded by the coding sequence atggGAAAATCAAAGGCTGAAATTCAGAAAGCCTATAGAGAGCGAAAAAAACAGAAAGAAGGAGAAGCTTATcttaaaaaagaaagagaaagagTCAAAGGATACTATGTGCCAATAGAAGAAAAGCCACAAAGAAAGGCAAATGAAAGGCGTAAAAAGGTTCGTGAATGGGTTCGACAACATAGGCTAAAGAAAAAGAATCTTACCAAAACAGTAGCTAATAATTTGGAGCAAACCAAAACAGTAGCTAATAACTTGGAGCAATGTTCAGAAATATCATCATCATCAGATGTCACATCTACAGTTAACATTGTGACTGAACAATTGATAGTTAAGTTACCGTCACTGGCTACAAAGAAAAGAACCAGAACTAGAGTAAATCGTGCCAACGCCAAACATAGAAGAACAATAGCAGACCTGACAGACAAAAATGAACTACTCAATAGAAAAATTAGGACCGTATCAAAGCGATATCAGAGATTAATAAACAGGGAAAAGAAAACACAAACTATCATAAGAAATCCTACTACATCATCCTCCTCCAGAAATAGCCCTTCTACATCAACATCAATTGCTCTGACACCTAGAAAAAGAACTATACAAGAAATCAGAGAAGAGGGTCTGACACCACATAAGGTTCCAAAAAAGATCCAGGAAAAACTACTCTTTGCAAATGTTATAACAGAAGAGATAGGGGCTGCTTGGAAATCAAATGGGTTGAAGGGAAAACACGTTTTGAAGAAAATTGTTAACGGAGAAATAATCAAGAAGTACAAGATGAAGAAAATGTTAGGCATCAAATCCGGAATAAGACGTCATCACTTCAAGGCCACAGTGTGTTCCAACAAATTGCTCTCTTTTCCTTTATTGAGGAAGCGTGTAGAATCAAGAGAAATACTTCGTGGAGACGTCGTCACATTCTTAGAAAGAGACGATAATAGCAGAATGATGCCTGGCAAAAACgataaaaagaaaactgaaaCCGGTCATATACAAAAAAGAGTTCTTAACGACAGCATGTTATTTTTGCATCTCAAATTCAAAACTGAGTCACCGAAGAAAATTTCACTTGCTACCTTCTGTCGTTTGAGACCAAAGCATATATGCCTGACCAAACATTTAAGTAGAAATAAATGCCTCTGCCAAAAGCACCAAAACATGGCGTTAGCCCTTAAGAACATGAAAACGTCAGGTGCCAACGTAACCATCAATCCCGATGAATTTGTAAGGCAGCTAAAAGACAAGCCACTCCCAGAGATACTCTCAGAAATTCGAAATGAAAATGTCAGGTATGAACAGTGGAAAAAGGTTGAGATGGCAGATggcaaaaaaagaacaaaaattgtTGAGAGAGAGGAAACAAGGGACAGCTTCATTTCAATTGTACATACTCAAGTTCGTGATTTTCAAGAACACGTGTCAAGAGTTCGACTTCAATACCAAGCCTTAAACAATCTGAAAGAAAATTTACCGTGTGAAAATGTAATCGTGCAGATGGACTTTGCCGAAAACTTTTCATGTACTTCAGCCGATGAAGTTCAGAGTGCATATTGGAATTCGAGTGCTGTTACCCTACATCCAGTTGTTGTTTATTTCAAGAACGAACAGAAGGaacttgaacataaaaactatgtCTTCGTTTCCGACGATCTTGGGCACAACATAGGATCTGTTTATACCATCATTCAAAAGCTTTTGTCTGAAATAAAGAATCATGTCAATAATCTGAAGGTTGTTCACTACTGGACAGATAGTCCAAGTTCACAATATCGTAACAAGACGGCCTTCTACATTGTGTCtgatcataaaaatatatttggtgtCAATGCCATTTGGAACTATTTTGAAACCGGGCACGGAAAAGGGCCATGCGATGGCATTGGGGGAACATCAAAACGTACCGCAGACCTCGCCGTCAGACAAGGAAAAATAACAGTACAGGATGCACCTGAGTACTTTGAAAGAGTGCAAAAGCACCACACGAGTGCTAAATACATTTATTACAATTCAACAGAATGCACAGATAGCAGGTTAGAGATTTCAGAGTTCAACAAACACATAATTCCATTGAAGGGAACAATGCAGGTCCACTGTGTGGTTGGTGTATCTAAAGGTATAGTCAAGACGACCGTGACTTCCTGTTACTGTGAGGAATGTTTGATAGGTAATTTCCATGATTACTCAGAGTCAAACATATTGAAAGGAGAGAATGCTGGTCGTGTTGTAGTACCAGAAAAAAGAGgccaatataaatcaaaatga
- the LOC143057463 gene encoding uncharacterized protein LOC143057463: MSQLFKLCQEDGGHDTCQNCPKGYTQYDTINTAIWDYQINPCVEKEDCDDYSGLKDVDGVCVCDRTNGYYGRDKYKCGVDNGGCKIAGHQLTIDGDCEECEEHFFKPEINYDLCRKKTSCGPGQEIDDSGSSSRDRTCRQKAKINPTILPDKKIPGPGHNKVKNEENNLNGEVKNTTKNIQDAGIRNTSVNTPGESTNHDTRFIVAGLSISLVGILLLSSIAYMCCYRRKKKGQNDITTDQPNTIFNCICCPKTSYSPTEINFRPQNAQFGDNNTVKVYNEKDENDQDVEEDTPLKEDADDTPLKKEC, from the exons atga GTCAATTATTTAAACTGTGCCAAGAGGACGGTGGGCACGATACATGTCAGAATTGTCCAAAAGGGTACACACAGTATGATACCATAAATACAGCTATATGGGACTACCAGATAAATCCCTGTGTAGAGAAAGAGGATTGTGACGATTATT CTGGTTTGAAAGATGTAGATGGTGTGTGTGTATGTGACAGAACCAATGGGTATTATGGCAGGGATAAATATAAATGTGGTGTGGACAATGGTGGCTGTAAAATAGCAGGTCACCAACTGACTATTGATG GTGATTGTGAAGAATGTGAAGAACATTTTTTTAAGCCGGAAATCAATTATGATTTGTGCAGGAAAAAGACCag TTGTGGGCCAGGCCAAGAAATTGATGATTCAGGATCTTCATCAAGAGACAGAACATGCAGAcaaaaagctaaaataaatccaaCTATATTACCAGACAAGAAAATCCCTGGACCTGGTCacaataaagttaaaaatgaagagAATAACttaaatggtgaagttaaaaatACCACCAAGAATATACAAG ATGCTGGTATTAGGAATACTAGTGTTAATACACCAGGAGAAAGCACAAACCATGACACACG GTTTATAGTAGCAGGTTTATCAATAAGCCTTGTAGGCATTTTGTTATTATCCAGTATTGCATATATGTGTTGTTACAGGAGAAAGAAAAAAG gtCAGAATGACATCACAACGGATCAACCCAATACCATTTTTAACTGTATATGTTGCCCTAAAACGTCCTATAGTCCAACAGAAATAAATTTTAGACCACAAAATGCACAGTTTGGTGACAATAATACTGTGAAGGTATATAATGAGAAAGATG aaaatgatcAAGATGTTGAAGAAGATACACCACTGAAGGAGGATGCAGACGACACACCTCTAAAAAAGGAATGTTGA